In Desulfatirhabdium butyrativorans DSM 18734, one genomic interval encodes:
- a CDS encoding alkaline phosphatase, protein MLFAVSSMAAAEVKYVFFFLGDGMSTSQIQTTEAAMATAYAKSSNQSLGPEAGDLDAQYLLNAAAHLRFTQFPIMGMQTTYDAYSLNTDSASAGTAFACGIKTKSGMINMSPDQKEQYKSVAQLAHERGMKVGILTSVSIDHATPASYYASAASRSYYNSIGTQLANSGYEFFGGGGFVSPQKAEKSGDTNNDVYALLAQNGYTVLNDRSSILNLKTNPKSKVVAINPWLQDSSALPYHLDKVYYDNGNKNLTLSEMTAVAIANLEALDRKEGGKGFFIMVEGGKIDWACHANDAMAAMVDVTDFDAAVGQAIDFYNKHPNETLIVVTGDHETGGMSVGHATTAYKAYYDKMFGQKATFQYFTDNQWKAHKAKYATGYDYTRSDNLASNAEMVALLKDVFGLDYSSLNDYQKERLEDAYDQSMTGKNSNNNAANKLLYGGYEPITVTITHILNEIGGIGWTSYSHTGQPVPLFAKGENADTFVGFYDNTDIAKKLASVMGIAQSLPVLK, encoded by the coding sequence ATGCTGTTCGCCGTTTCTTCGATGGCGGCAGCAGAAGTGAAATATGTCTTTTTCTTTCTCGGGGACGGTATGTCCACCAGCCAGATTCAGACGACCGAAGCCGCCATGGCAACGGCTTATGCAAAATCCAGCAATCAATCGTTGGGGCCGGAAGCAGGTGATTTGGATGCGCAATATCTTTTGAATGCAGCGGCACATCTCCGGTTCACGCAGTTTCCCATCATGGGCATGCAGACAACATACGATGCCTATTCGCTGAATACGGACTCGGCTAGTGCAGGAACGGCCTTCGCTTGCGGTATCAAAACCAAAAGCGGCATGATCAACATGAGTCCGGATCAGAAAGAGCAATACAAAAGTGTGGCCCAATTGGCTCACGAGCGAGGCATGAAGGTCGGGATATTGACCAGTGTTTCGATCGATCATGCAACCCCCGCATCTTACTATGCGAGTGCTGCATCACGATCTTACTACAACAGCATTGGAACGCAGCTTGCCAATAGCGGGTATGAGTTTTTTGGCGGTGGTGGATTTGTGTCCCCACAGAAGGCCGAAAAATCCGGCGACACCAACAACGATGTGTATGCCTTGTTGGCACAGAACGGTTACACGGTCCTCAATGATCGCTCCTCCATCCTGAATTTGAAAACCAATCCAAAGAGCAAGGTGGTTGCCATCAATCCATGGCTACAGGACAGCTCGGCGCTGCCTTACCATTTGGATAAGGTTTATTACGATAACGGAAACAAGAATCTGACCTTGAGTGAAATGACAGCAGTGGCCATCGCCAATCTGGAAGCTCTCGATCGGAAAGAAGGCGGAAAAGGTTTCTTCATTATGGTTGAGGGCGGGAAAATCGACTGGGCCTGTCATGCAAACGATGCCATGGCCGCGATGGTCGACGTGACCGATTTCGATGCCGCCGTCGGTCAAGCCATCGACTTTTACAACAAGCACCCGAATGAAACGCTCATCGTTGTTACAGGGGATCATGAAACCGGCGGTATGAGTGTCGGGCATGCAACGACGGCTTACAAGGCCTATTATGACAAGATGTTCGGTCAAAAGGCGACTTTTCAATATTTTACAGACAACCAGTGGAAAGCGCACAAAGCGAAATATGCTACAGGGTATGATTACACTCGGTCCGACAATTTGGCTTCAAACGCCGAAATGGTGGCCTTGCTGAAAGATGTGTTTGGTCTGGATTATAGCAGCCTCAATGATTACCAGAAAGAACGCCTGGAAGATGCTTACGATCAATCGATGACTGGAAAGAACAGCAACAATAATGCAGCCAATAAACTGCTCTATGGTGGCTATGAGCCGATTACGGTAACAATCACACATATCCTGAACGAAATCGGTGGAATCGGGTGGACGTCCTATTCTCATACAGGGCAGCCCGTACCTCTTTTCGCCAAAGGCGAGAACGCCGACACGTTTGTTGGTTTCTATGACAATACGGATATCGCCAAAAAACTGGCTTCCGTAATGGGCATCGCACAAAGCTTGCCCGTGTTGAAATAA
- a CDS encoding YibE/F family protein, whose product MSISKNHWLFSGSMILICIGLWFLDIGNIPQSPKGLHDRALVLEVDNRLVRTHMIVRTGEQILRVRLLGGPAAGQEFTMGNRLTGKMELDEYYVPGATILVEYDIADGKPLNGLARGYFRLHYLVLLLLLFGVLLCVVGGRTGFNALLSFLLVAMVLWKLFFPMLLKGYPPIWTGLVIATLLTGFICLSVGGLNRRGVSAFLGSLSGISLTCVLAVISTKAFHLHGAIQPFSETLLYSGYYGLNLTDIFIASVFIASSGAVMDLAMDISASMEEIKWSQQHISFVAHLASGLRVGRAALGTMATTLLLAYSISHSTMFMFFMAKGLPPENLLNAPFVSAELLNILIGSFGLIAVAPLTALISALFCRIEHAVEYSIG is encoded by the coding sequence ATGTCTATCTCGAAAAATCACTGGCTTTTTTCCGGCTCGATGATCTTGATCTGTATCGGCTTATGGTTTCTGGATATCGGCAACATCCCCCAATCGCCCAAAGGATTGCACGATCGGGCTCTGGTGCTCGAAGTTGACAACCGATTGGTTCGTACCCACATGATCGTCAGAACCGGTGAACAAATCCTACGGGTGAGATTGCTGGGAGGACCGGCAGCCGGGCAGGAATTTACGATGGGAAATCGGCTGACGGGAAAGATGGAATTGGACGAGTATTACGTGCCGGGTGCGACCATCCTGGTGGAGTATGACATTGCTGATGGAAAACCATTGAACGGTCTGGCCAGGGGATATTTTCGACTGCATTATCTGGTGCTGTTGCTGTTGCTGTTTGGGGTGTTGTTATGCGTCGTCGGCGGACGCACCGGATTCAATGCGCTTTTGTCTTTTCTGCTGGTCGCGATGGTACTGTGGAAATTGTTTTTCCCGATGTTGCTCAAGGGATATCCGCCAATATGGACAGGTCTTGTCATCGCCACATTGCTGACGGGTTTTATCTGCTTATCGGTCGGCGGACTGAATCGAAGGGGCGTATCCGCATTTCTGGGTTCACTCTCCGGAATATCGTTGACCTGTGTGCTTGCTGTCATCTCGACAAAGGCATTTCATTTGCACGGCGCCATACAACCGTTTTCTGAAACCCTATTGTATTCCGGGTATTATGGACTCAATTTGACGGATATTTTCATTGCGAGTGTGTTCATTGCATCATCTGGCGCTGTCATGGATTTGGCAATGGATATCTCTGCCAGTATGGAGGAAATCAAGTGGAGCCAGCAGCACATATCCTTCGTGGCGCATCTTGCTTCCGGATTGCGGGTGGGACGTGCAGCCCTTGGTACAATGGCCACCACCCTGCTGTTGGCCTATTCCATCAGCCACAGCACCATGTTCATGTTCTTCATGGCAAAGGGGCTTCCGCCGGAGAATCTCCTGAATGCGCCCTTTGTCTCCGCTGAACTGTTGAATATTCTTATCGGCAGCTTCGGGCTGATTGCCGTGGCACCGCTGACGGCTTTGATATCGGCCTTGTTCTGCCGTATCGAACATGCTGTCGAATATTCCATTGGTTAA
- a CDS encoding lysophospholipid acyltransferase family protein, protein MEKLIDLSLTIETPFARKLFSVFQQPIERFLGIDDVNAHYSRFQDKQVVNRSKRSAFDTILETMDVRYSYDEILLHQIPASEPLVVVANHPFGGLEGLIIGAMISKIRSDVRIMGNYLLKQIQNLEEWIIPVNPFDNRKVSENYAGLKQSFLWLSQGGALVVFPAGEVASWNPKRQRITDPDWSHHVAALIRKTRATTLPVYFPGRNSTLFSMAGLLSPRLRTLLLPRELVNKGKQHIGVHIGKPLAWSFLKRKTSDKELVAYLRTTTEILQYQREERKWFSDGTASVFVRRHNHREPLIEPIAPDILRQEIQALPKEQLLITAEDHAVYIAVSDQIPHALREIGRLREQAFRAVREGTGRSLDLDRFDDHYRHLFMCNRKTGEIIGGYRLGLVDEILAAYGKKGLYTNTLFRLNRSFFDQAASMIEFGRSFVRIEYQKKHNSLITIWRGIGEFIRRNPGYRILFGLVSIRNDYRDFSKKLMAHFLMLHHSEPDWASRVKPRHPYRLWFGISENRDRRLAYPESIDEVSHWISQIEPDGKGIPVLLKHYLKLNGKVLGFNIDDKFSDVIDALIVVDLEKTHTRMCKRFIRATDA, encoded by the coding sequence ATGGAAAAATTGATCGATCTTTCTTTAACCATCGAAACACCCTTCGCCAGAAAGCTTTTCTCCGTTTTTCAGCAGCCGATCGAGCGGTTTCTCGGTATCGATGATGTCAATGCGCATTACAGCCGATTTCAAGACAAGCAAGTCGTCAATCGTTCAAAGAGATCCGCATTTGACACGATTCTCGAAACCATGGATGTTCGCTATTCCTATGATGAAATCCTGCTCCACCAGATTCCGGCTTCAGAACCGCTGGTTGTCGTTGCCAATCACCCCTTCGGAGGTCTTGAGGGCCTCATCATCGGCGCGATGATTTCCAAAATCCGATCCGATGTTCGCATCATGGGCAATTACCTTTTGAAACAAATCCAGAATCTTGAGGAATGGATCATCCCGGTCAATCCTTTCGACAACCGGAAGGTATCCGAAAATTATGCAGGTTTGAAACAGTCCTTCTTGTGGCTGAGCCAAGGGGGAGCGCTGGTTGTATTCCCTGCGGGCGAAGTCGCTTCCTGGAATCCGAAACGCCAAAGGATCACCGATCCCGACTGGAGCCATCATGTTGCTGCGCTGATTCGAAAAACCCGGGCAACCACACTTCCGGTTTACTTTCCAGGTCGGAACAGCACCCTGTTTTCCATGGCCGGTCTGCTGTCACCCCGCCTGCGGACACTTCTGCTTCCCAGAGAATTGGTCAACAAAGGTAAGCAGCATATTGGTGTTCATATCGGCAAGCCTCTTGCCTGGTCTTTTCTGAAACGCAAAACAAGTGACAAGGAATTGGTCGCTTACCTCAGAACCACGACCGAAATCCTTCAGTATCAACGGGAAGAAAGAAAATGGTTTTCAGATGGAACCGCTTCGGTATTCGTTCGGAGACACAACCATCGTGAACCCCTGATCGAACCGATTGCACCGGATATTCTTCGACAAGAAATCCAAGCTTTGCCAAAGGAACAGCTTCTGATCACGGCCGAGGATCATGCGGTCTATATCGCTGTCAGCGACCAGATTCCCCATGCTCTCCGGGAAATCGGCCGGCTTCGGGAGCAGGCATTTCGGGCCGTGCGGGAAGGAACGGGACGATCCCTCGATCTGGATCGTTTCGATGACCATTATCGCCACTTGTTCATGTGCAATCGAAAAACCGGAGAAATCATCGGAGGGTACCGCCTGGGGCTGGTGGATGAAATCCTGGCTGCCTACGGCAAAAAAGGTCTTTATACGAACACCCTGTTTCGCTTGAACCGTTCATTCTTCGATCAGGCAGCCAGCATGATCGAATTCGGCAGATCTTTTGTGCGCATCGAGTATCAAAAGAAGCACAACAGTCTGATCACGATCTGGAGAGGCATCGGCGAATTTATCCGGAGAAATCCCGGCTACCGGATATTGTTCGGTCTGGTCAGCATCCGAAACGATTATCGGGACTTTTCCAAAAAACTCATGGCCCACTTCCTGATGCTGCATCATAGCGAACCGGATTGGGCCTCCCGGGTGAAACCGCGGCATCCTTATCGCTTATGGTTCGGAATATCGGAGAACAGAGATCGGCGCTTAGCATATCCCGAATCCATCGATGAGGTATCCCATTGGATATCTCAAATCGAGCCTGACGGAAAAGGGATTCCTGTTCTGCTGAAGCATTACCTCAAACTCAACGGCAAAGTGCTTGGATTCAACATCGATGACAAATTTTCGGATGTGATCGACGCGCTGATCGTCGTCGATCTCGAGAAAACCCATACGCGCATGTGCAAGCGATTCATCAGGGCAACCGATGCCTGA
- a CDS encoding amphi-Trp domain-containing protein: MKHTEIEVKCRLTPEAIANLFDDLGKSFREGKLVLQQASSFVTLTPCGEVDVEMTASAKKGKFKFEIQLKWRENEPSEEENTPAFVVSCEEPCLEEEEKTEHQQESPEQDEILYRKW, translated from the coding sequence ATGAAACACACCGAAATCGAAGTCAAATGCCGGTTAACCCCTGAAGCCATCGCCAACTTGTTCGACGACCTGGGCAAAAGCTTTCGGGAAGGAAAACTTGTCCTGCAACAAGCCTCATCCTTTGTCACATTAACCCCCTGCGGGGAAGTCGATGTGGAAATGACAGCATCGGCGAAGAAAGGAAAATTCAAATTCGAGATTCAGCTCAAATGGCGCGAAAATGAGCCCTCTGAGGAAGAAAACACACCCGCATTTGTCGTATCCTGTGAAGAGCCTTGTCTGGAAGAGGAGGAGAAAACGGAACATCAACAAGAAAGCCCGGAGCAGGACGAAATTCTGTATCGAAAGTGGTGA
- a CDS encoding GAK system CofD-like protein has translation MYVELTKNIPIPNAAKLALYRKSPEFGPKILFFSGGSALREVSQELIHYTHNSIHIITPFDSGGSSAILRDAFNMPAVGDIRNRLMALADQSLQGNPEVYRLFAYRLPKTGEPKELRSTIEAMVRGDHPLMADVAHPMRKIIRNHLAVFNHHMPACFDLRGASVGNLVLTGGYLNYDRHLDPVIYIYSKLAQVRGTVRPVVNSPLHLAATLETGQVVLGQHRITAKECAPLPSRIIDIALTRSLHRYEPVTTSIRDKMITLIQDADMICFPMGSFFSSILVNLLPHGVGYAVCRNPCPKVFIPNMGIDPELRGYSILEQIRWINRLLVRDLPIVAIEPNLLDIVLLDPTRTDYPGSFEINALQCMGIRILALDLISKDDPSRIDAKKLISVLFSVV, from the coding sequence ATGTATGTTGAGCTAACCAAAAATATCCCCATTCCGAACGCTGCCAAACTCGCTCTGTATCGGAAAAGTCCGGAATTCGGGCCCAAGATTTTATTTTTCAGCGGGGGCAGCGCGCTCCGCGAAGTTTCCCAGGAATTGATTCATTACACCCACAATTCCATCCACATCATCACCCCTTTTGATTCGGGGGGCAGTTCAGCCATTCTGCGGGATGCATTCAACATGCCTGCAGTTGGCGATATCCGAAACCGTCTGATGGCACTTGCCGATCAGTCCCTTCAGGGAAACCCGGAAGTTTACCGCCTGTTTGCCTATCGTCTTCCCAAAACAGGAGAGCCAAAGGAGCTGCGATCAACGATCGAGGCCATGGTCAGAGGCGATCACCCCCTGATGGCCGATGTTGCCCACCCCATGCGGAAGATTATTCGCAACCATCTGGCCGTGTTCAACCATCACATGCCCGCCTGCTTCGATTTACGGGGCGCAAGCGTCGGTAATCTCGTTTTGACCGGCGGATACTTGAATTATGATCGCCATCTCGATCCGGTCATTTACATCTATTCCAAACTGGCCCAGGTACGGGGAACGGTTCGACCGGTCGTCAACTCTCCCCTCCATCTTGCGGCAACCCTGGAAACAGGGCAGGTGGTCCTCGGACAGCACCGCATCACCGCGAAGGAATGCGCCCCGCTTCCATCCAGAATCATCGACATTGCTCTCACCCGATCGTTGCACCGCTACGAACCGGTGACGACGAGTATCCGGGATAAAATGATCACCCTGATCCAGGATGCGGATATGATCTGCTTTCCGATGGGTAGTTTCTTTTCCAGCATTCTGGTGAATTTGCTGCCGCACGGCGTCGGTTATGCCGTGTGCCGAAACCCTTGCCCCAAGGTATTTATTCCCAACATGGGCATCGATCCGGAATTGCGGGGATATTCGATTCTGGAACAAATTCGTTGGATCAATCGATTGTTGGTCCGGGATTTGCCCATCGTTGCAATCGAGCCCAATCTGCTCGATATCGTTTTGCTGGATCCAACCCGGACGGATTATCCAGGTTCCTTCGAAATCAACGCACTGCAATGCATGGGAATCCGAATTCTGGCCTTAGATCTGATTTCCAAAGACGATCCGAGTCGAATCGATGCCAAGAAGCTGATATCGGTTTTATTCTCCGTGGTCTGA
- a CDS encoding HprK-related kinase B has translation MMLRSMNRKSIAEAIRNTYPPLENLWVRFGECTIAVRTNDSEILSGLQTYFHPFLAPEEGPPAYTISVHEAEAVEIGFPLIPKRPDPGKTRIKEEYVDLEDGRIVRKRLTGMVFIFGEGDHIAIGPCKNNLNQIINFINNRYIQWMLDAGGILAHAAGVVFRGLGIAIAGFSGMGKSTLSLHLLREGADFVSNDRLVLEKTSDRLLMHGVAKLPRINPGTILNNPNLHGLLPENDIERYSGMTAETLWRLEEKYDAPIDRCFPKSRFLLCTPLHALLILNWKPQDKPMDMQTVSLNDRKDLLATFQKATGLFYLGSRGFKPDDPTDMDYLERLGETPIYEITGGVDFEAVIDRCKHLF, from the coding sequence ATGATGCTACGTTCCATGAACCGCAAATCCATAGCGGAAGCCATTCGAAACACCTATCCCCCATTGGAGAATCTATGGGTGCGCTTCGGTGAGTGCACCATCGCGGTTCGGACCAACGACAGCGAGATTCTCTCCGGTTTGCAGACCTACTTCCATCCGTTTCTTGCACCGGAGGAAGGCCCTCCGGCCTACACGATCTCCGTGCACGAAGCAGAAGCCGTCGAAATCGGTTTTCCCCTGATTCCCAAGAGACCGGATCCGGGTAAGACCCGTATAAAAGAAGAATACGTCGATCTGGAAGACGGTCGAATCGTCCGAAAACGGCTGACCGGTATGGTCTTCATTTTCGGTGAAGGCGATCACATCGCCATCGGTCCCTGCAAAAACAATCTCAACCAGATCATCAATTTCATCAACAACCGATACATCCAATGGATGCTGGATGCCGGCGGCATACTGGCCCATGCTGCCGGCGTCGTTTTCCGGGGATTGGGTATAGCCATTGCCGGCTTTTCGGGCATGGGCAAATCCACCCTCAGCCTTCATTTGTTGCGTGAAGGGGCGGATTTCGTCAGCAACGACAGACTGGTCCTGGAAAAGACTTCCGATCGCTTGCTCATGCACGGTGTGGCCAAACTGCCTCGGATCAATCCGGGCACCATATTGAACAACCCGAATTTACATGGGTTATTGCCTGAAAATGATATTGAACGGTATTCCGGAATGACCGCTGAAACGCTTTGGCGGTTGGAGGAAAAATACGATGCACCCATCGACCGATGCTTTCCCAAAAGCCGTTTTCTGCTCTGTACCCCATTGCATGCCCTGTTGATTCTCAATTGGAAGCCTCAGGATAAACCGATGGATATGCAAACGGTTTCCTTGAACGATCGAAAGGATTTGCTGGCCACCTTTCAAAAAGCGACCGGTTTGTTTTATCTCGGAAGCCGAGGGTTCAAACCCGACGATCCGACGGATATGGATTATCTCGAACGGCTCGGGGAAACGCCCATTTATGAAATCACCGGCGGGGTCGATTTCGAGGCAGTCATCGATCGTTGCAAGCATTTGTTTTAA
- a CDS encoding GAK system ATP-grasp enzyme, whose protein sequence is MTQIDIGGNRKKPNIAVIGNPGGWSSERLADTVARFTGKRLLINMEQIMLDLDRGIVHWNGLDLCTLDAIIIKKIGPYYSPNLLDRLEILHFLESRGVRIFSRPIHILRVLDRLSCTIALRIANIPMPPTCITEDSAAALRQLQEYGEAVLKPLYSTKARGMELIEDHPGAYIQLESFRNNNPILYLQKRVNLQGRDLGIVFLGGEYVATYARKNDTPSWNTTTANGGRYVPYTPDPQTIAIAQRAQALFQLDFTSVDVAETEAGPVVFEVSAFGGFKGLKTACNIDCAQLYLDYVKKRIAS, encoded by the coding sequence ATGACACAAATTGATATAGGCGGAAATCGGAAAAAACCGAACATTGCCGTCATCGGGAATCCCGGCGGATGGTCATCGGAACGACTTGCCGATACGGTGGCCCGTTTCACGGGCAAGCGGTTGCTGATCAATATGGAACAGATCATGCTGGATCTGGATCGGGGGATAGTCCACTGGAACGGGCTGGATCTTTGCACACTCGATGCCATCATCATCAAGAAGATCGGGCCGTATTATTCTCCGAATCTGCTGGATCGATTGGAAATCCTGCATTTCCTGGAAAGCCGGGGCGTGCGGATCTTCTCCCGGCCCATCCACATCCTCCGTGTGCTGGACCGGCTCAGTTGTACCATTGCGCTTCGAATCGCAAACATCCCCATGCCGCCGACCTGCATCACCGAAGACAGTGCCGCAGCCTTGCGCCAACTGCAAGAATACGGCGAAGCCGTCCTGAAACCTTTGTATTCCACCAAGGCCAGAGGAATGGAGCTGATCGAAGACCATCCCGGTGCCTACATCCAACTCGAATCGTTCCGAAATAACAATCCGATTCTCTATCTGCAAAAACGCGTGAATCTGCAAGGCAGGGATCTCGGCATCGTCTTTTTAGGCGGGGAATATGTTGCGACCTACGCCCGTAAAAACGATACACCGAGCTGGAACACCACAACGGCAAATGGTGGAAGATATGTGCCATACACGCCAGATCCCCAGACGATCGCAATCGCGCAAAGAGCGCAGGCATTGTTTCAACTGGATTTTACGAGCGTCGATGTCGCGGAAACGGAGGCCGGACCGGTGGTGTTCGAAGTATCGGCATTCGGTGGTTTCAAGGGGCTAAAAACAGCCTGCAACATCGATTGTGCCCAACTCTATCTCGATTACGTGAAGAAACGGATCGCATCATGA
- a CDS encoding PhoU domain-containing protein, whose protein sequence is MPFKYPPDSSSKLDELRENFKFLWTEIIGQIQTTSDLLKQPGSFFFKKMASRDDYIDNLKTIVENACFSRIHGGEHIDQNEINSLRAIHTISVNLERIADFCVNIARQVEYFSDPAFIQRFDHQPMLKVIETEAMKIHPAFEGRSLSDALEICRSEYRLDILYNKCFRRILQELQQGGAPPDLITSLFIFRYLERIGDSLLNIGEALLFAIMGEKIKIHQFEALQETLSRCGYTDDFSKIKMKSIWGTRSGCRISLIGTKTDNTDNSQGIFKEGNKNKILREKNNLLRWQSFFPGLTPRVFGYHETSETASLLIEFLPGCTFEEVLLSAETEIVQNALFLLQEVIEEIWARSLRLQPVPVQFMKQLLARIDESNRLHPALVRSEKYLGELHIPSTIHLIRQCAEIEATLEAPLSVFCHGDFNVNNIVYDHEAQRIYYIDVYRSHDGDYVEDAAVFLVSLFRLPAFEPILRERLNEMIAEFFGLLLRFSKTHQDTTFQARLALGLCRNFYTSIRFEQHQAFAKEMVLRSHYLMEKIRSHADRNDWGSFSFSEDILFLEAL, encoded by the coding sequence ATGCCATTCAAATATCCACCTGATTCCTCCAGCAAACTGGATGAACTCCGGGAAAATTTCAAATTTCTCTGGACCGAAATCATCGGCCAGATTCAAACGACATCAGACTTGTTGAAACAGCCCGGTTCCTTTTTCTTCAAGAAAATGGCCTCGCGGGATGATTACATCGACAACCTGAAGACCATTGTCGAAAACGCCTGCTTTTCGCGGATTCACGGCGGTGAGCACATCGATCAGAATGAAATCAACTCGCTGCGGGCCATTCATACGATTTCCGTCAATTTGGAACGCATCGCCGATTTCTGCGTCAACATCGCCCGACAAGTCGAATACTTTTCCGATCCGGCCTTCATCCAGCGATTCGACCACCAACCCATGCTGAAAGTGATTGAAACAGAGGCCATGAAAATTCATCCGGCCTTCGAGGGAAGAAGCCTTTCGGATGCACTGGAAATCTGCAGGTCGGAATACCGGCTGGATATCCTGTATAATAAGTGTTTTCGCCGTATCCTCCAGGAGCTGCAGCAGGGAGGCGCCCCACCCGATCTGATTACGAGTCTGTTCATTTTTCGCTATCTTGAGCGAATCGGCGATTCGCTGCTAAACATCGGAGAAGCGTTGTTGTTCGCCATCATGGGTGAAAAAATCAAGATTCATCAGTTTGAGGCCCTGCAAGAAACCCTCAGCCGATGTGGATATACGGACGATTTTTCGAAAATCAAAATGAAGTCGATCTGGGGTACGCGATCCGGATGCCGGATTTCGCTGATCGGCACAAAAACGGATAACACTGACAATTCACAAGGGATTTTCAAAGAAGGCAACAAGAACAAAATTCTCCGTGAGAAAAATAACCTGCTTCGCTGGCAATCCTTTTTCCCGGGTTTGACACCCCGTGTGTTCGGTTATCACGAAACCAGCGAAACCGCATCGTTGCTGATCGAATTCTTGCCGGGATGTACCTTCGAGGAGGTGTTGTTGTCGGCTGAAACCGAAATCGTCCAAAACGCCCTCTTCCTGCTGCAAGAGGTGATCGAAGAAATCTGGGCGCGAAGCCTGCGGTTGCAACCGGTTCCGGTGCAATTCATGAAACAATTGCTTGCCAGAATCGACGAAAGCAACCGGCTCCATCCAGCATTGGTGCGTTCCGAAAAATATCTCGGCGAATTGCATATCCCCTCGACGATCCATTTGATCCGTCAATGCGCCGAAATCGAAGCGACGCTCGAGGCCCCGCTGTCCGTATTCTGTCACGGGGATTTCAATGTGAACAACATCGTCTACGACCACGAAGCCCAGCGGATTTACTACATTGATGTGTATCGCTCCCATGACGGAGATTACGTTGAAGACGCAGCCGTTTTTCTGGTTTCCCTGTTTCGATTGCCCGCGTTTGAACCGATTCTCCGGGAACGGTTGAACGAGATGATCGCTGAATTTTTCGGTCTGTTGCTCCGGTTTTCGAAAACCCACCAGGATACGACGTTTCAGGCGCGCCTGGCACTGGGGCTTTGCCGAAATTTTTACACATCCATTCGGTTTGAACAGCATCAGGCATTCGCCAAAGAAATGGTGCTGCGATCGCATTATCTGATGGAAAAGATCCGCTCGCATGCCGACCGAAACGACTGGGGCTCATTCTCGTTTTCGGAAGACATCCTCTTTTTGGAGGCCTTGTGA
- a CDS encoding amphi-Trp domain-containing protein: MSEMEKFDYEAVQDRETMRQYLNTLIEGIENGKILLRSEKESVLLAPTELIRFSLKAKRKPGKSKITIKLSWNDFPSDILRDKGNAIQIST; the protein is encoded by the coding sequence ATGTCCGAAATGGAAAAATTCGATTATGAAGCCGTTCAAGACAGAGAAACGATGCGACAATACCTGAACACGCTGATCGAAGGAATCGAAAACGGCAAGATTCTGTTGCGTTCTGAGAAAGAAAGCGTCCTGCTGGCACCGACGGAATTGATTCGGTTTTCTCTGAAAGCGAAGCGGAAACCCGGAAAATCGAAAATCACGATCAAATTGTCCTGGAACGATTTCCCATCCGATATCCTGAGGGACAAGGGCAATGCCATTCAAATATCCACCTGA
- a CDS encoding GAK system XXXCH domain-containing protein, whose product MKRKNTQEFIVFGADAISFLQRILEDLSGKVISSERQPLDFDRIKKLKLRIRKTMNQPLIECKIKYRRDSVEATETQTEGSPLAEKPEYPVLKKRLKKLFQSIEGLLEEGRLPSNVEMDLFCKHAAEMTTYPGYGDERYPEFLDLIRALQQAYLKTNVEGFREVWVNISAMKKACHHK is encoded by the coding sequence ATGAAACGAAAAAACACGCAGGAATTCATCGTCTTTGGTGCTGATGCCATTTCTTTCCTCCAGCGGATACTTGAAGATCTTTCCGGCAAAGTGATTTCCTCCGAACGACAGCCTCTGGACTTTGATCGAATCAAGAAGCTGAAACTCCGTATTCGTAAGACAATGAACCAGCCACTGATCGAATGCAAAATCAAATACCGTCGTGATTCGGTGGAAGCAACGGAAACGCAGACCGAGGGCTCTCCCTTGGCAGAAAAACCCGAATACCCTGTCTTGAAGAAACGGTTAAAAAAATTGTTTCAATCGATCGAAGGCCTCCTGGAAGAGGGACGGTTACCATCCAACGTCGAGATGGATTTATTCTGCAAACATGCAGCAGAAATGACGACATACCCAGGTTATGGAGATGAACGGTATCCGGAGTTCCTCGATCTGATCCGTGCACTTCAACAAGCCTACTTGAAAACCAATGTAGAAGGTTTTCGGGAGGTATGGGTCAATATATCAGCGATGAAAAAGGCATGCCATCACAAATGA